Proteins encoded in a region of the Panicum hallii strain FIL2 chromosome 3, PHallii_v3.1, whole genome shotgun sequence genome:
- the LOC112887734 gene encoding abscisic stress-ripening protein 5-like encodes MAEEKHHHHLFHHKKDEEEQPAGGYGGEAAAEYTETTVTEVVSTGEDEYEKYKKEEKEHKHKQHLGEAGAIAAGAFALYEKHEAKKDPEHAHRHKIEEEIAAAAAVGSGGFAFHEHHEKKQDHKDVEEAGGEKKHHHLFG; translated from the exons ATGGCTGAGGAgaagcaccaccaccacctcttCCACCACAAGAAGGACGAGGAGGAGCAGCCCGCCGGCGGGTACGGCGGGGAGGCCGCCGCCGAGTACACGGAGACCACCGTGACGGAGGTGGTGTCCACCGGCGAGGACGAGTACGAGAAATACaagaaggaggagaaggagcacaAGCACAAGCAGCACCTCGGCGAGGCaggcgccatcgccgccggcgccttcgCGCTG TACGAGAAGCACGAGGCGAAGAAGGACCCGGAGCACGCGCACCGGCACAAGATCGAGGAGgagatcgcggcggcggcggccgtgggctCCGGCGGCTTCGCCTTCCACGAGCACCACGAGAAGAAGCAGGACCACAAGGACGTcgaggaggccggcggcgagaaGAAGCACCACCACCTCTTCGGCTGA
- the LOC112884721 gene encoding egg cell-secreted protein 1.2-like, which produces MAMEAAPRPRPRLAAAVALLLFLAMTPPASAVVVPPLVARLRAFSVSLDEAGGGGFAECWDSLTRLGSCTSEILLFFVNGESYIGPECCVAVRGATRHCWPAMLASVGFTAEEADVLRGFCDAEEAAAKDKGPPPPPAGPVPAPEKP; this is translated from the exons ATGGCAATGGAAGCGGCgccacgcccacgcccacgcctcgccgccgccgtcgcgctgctcctcttcctcgccaTGACGCCCCCCGCCTCCGCTGTCGTCGTCCCGCCGCTGGTGGCGCGCCTCCGCGCCTTCTCCGTCTCCCTCGACG aggccggcggcggcgggttcgCCGAGTGCTGGGACTCGCTGACGCGGCTGGGGTCGTGCACGAGCGAGATCCTGCTCTTCTTCGTGAACGGCGAGTCCTACATCGGGCCCGAGTGCTGCGTCGCCGTCCGCGGCGCCACGCGCCACTGCTGGCCCGCCATGCTCGCCTCCGTCGGCTTCACCGCCGAGGAGGCCGACGTCCTGCGCGGGTTCTGCGACGCCGAGGAGGCCGCCGCCAAGGACAAgggccctcctcctccccccgcgGGCCCGGTCCCCGCGCCGGAGAAGCCGTAG